In Kazachstania africana CBS 2517 chromosome 4, complete genome, the following are encoded in one genomic region:
- the CAC2 gene encoding Cac2p (similar to Saccharomyces cerevisiae CAC2 (YML102W); ancestral locus Anc_8.817), with translation MEASNLQIYWHESQPVYSLCFQPNYDTSNTTKKLFTAGGDNKIRAWNLELIESPNQGSKQIKKVDTIDFLSSLQQHEQAVNVVRFNSDGTVLASAGDDGQIILWKRNDAEAKPVPSTFGASESDGEFKESWFVWKRLKSSSNSEIYDLSWSPNDKYVVCGCMDNCIRIFNIETAQCVSNIRDHNHYVQGVTWDPLNEYILSQSADRSVNIYEIIFNNTKDEINGLKLKNRIVKGELPKRGLNSDGTKTLDLSSMKSSYLFHNETLPSFFRRLTLSPCGNLLCIPAGIFKTSENALPAGSSKESGSGMNNPEVSNSVYIYTRGALKQNNGIKPAIALPYLGKAAIVVSFNPNFYQSTEDKKAYIDVPYKLVFAIATSNEVLIYDTESIEPISIVGNLHYTPLTDLSWSQDGAMLMVSSTDGFCSYISVDSELFGIKLSEEKRKEYLNNGLKSSNDSLEDSTYKEGKLSTTENTTRTDIVNILPVKRKNPSNAQDTSSPSSVNTNLEKSTLENDDGKVEEGSPANAKKRIQPTLITL, from the coding sequence ATGGAAGCTTCTAATCTACAAATCTACTGGCATGAATCTCAGCCTGTCTATAGTTTATGTTTTCAGCCAAACTACGATACATCAAACACgacaaagaaattattcaCTGCAGGTGGTGATAATAAAATCAGAGCATGGAATTTGGAACTAATAGAGAGTCCAAACCAAGGTAGTaagcaaataaaaaaagttgatacTATTGACtttttatcttctttaCAACAGCATGAGCAAGCGGTTAATGTTGTGCGGTTCAATTCTGATGGTACAGTTCTTGCATCCGCAGGAGATGATGGTCAAATTATTCtatggaaaagaaatgatgcTGAGGCTAAACCAGTACCATCTACATTTGGGGCAAGTGAGAGCGATGGTGAGTTTAAGGAATCATGGTTTGTTTGGAAAAGGCTCAAGTCCTCATCGAACTCAGAGATTTATGATTTATCATGGTCTCCTAATGATAAGTATGTTGTTTGTGGTTGTATGGATAATTGCATTCGTATTTTTAATATCGAAACAGCTCAATGTGTTTCCAATATAAGAGATCATAATCACTATGTTCAAGGTGTTACTTGGGATCcattaaatgaatatatacTATCACAGTCAGCTGATAGGTCAGTAAATATCTAtgaaatcatcttcaacaacactaaagatgaaattaatggcttgaaattgaaaaatagGATAGTGAAAGGCGAATTACCCAAAAGAGGATTGAACAGCGATGGAACTAAAACACTTGACTTATCCTCAATGAAATCGTCTTACCTATTCCATAATGAGACATTACCATCTTTTTTCAGAAGACTAACGTTATCTCCATGTGGGAACCTTCTTTGCATCCCCGCAGGTATTTTCAAGACAAGTGAGAATGCTTTGCCTGCAGGCTCATCAAAGGAAAGTGGTAGTGGTATGAACAACCCTGAGGTGAGCAATTCAgtatacatatatacaaGGGGAGCACttaaacaaaataatgGAATAAAACCAGCAATCGCTTTACCATATTTGGGCAAAGCAGCTATAGTAGTGTCGTTCaatccaaatttttacCAGTCAACAGAGGATAAGAAAGCTTACATTGATGTACCATACAAGTTGGTATTTGCAATTGCTACTTCAAATGAGGTGCTCATATATGACACAGAATCCATAGAACCTATTTCTATAGTAGGAAACCTTCACTACACACCGTTAACTGATCTAAGCTGGTCTCAAGACGGTGCGATGCTTATGGTTTCCTCCACAGATGGGTTTTGCTCATACATTTCAGTAGATTCCGAACTATTTGGCATTAAGTTATcagaagagaaaagaaaagagtaCCTGAATAATGGCCTGAAGTCTTCAAATGATAGCTTAGAGGACAGCACCTATAAGGAAGGGAAACTGTCTACAACAGAAAATACCACAAGGACTGATATCGTCAACATTCTCCCTGTCAAGAGGAAAAATCCTAGTAATGCACAAGACACTTCTTCCCCATCTTCTGTCAATACAAACTTAGAAAAGAGCACTctagaaaatgatgatggGAAGGTGGAAGAAGGTTCGCCAGCAAATGCAAAAAAGAGGATACAGCCCACTTTGATAACACTATAG
- the CBP4 gene encoding Cbp4p (similar to Saccharomyces cerevisiae CBP4 (YGR174C); ancestral locus Anc_5.186), with product MERPLWVRWLKVYAYGGAIILGGVLLFKYTTPTDEELINSFSPEVRAQYEKDKEIRRQEQAELMNIVKKTASSNDPIWKTGPLRTPWESDSKNQDPFDQFQKLKAEKKQKAELLRVQEELQKIQQQKRAQQKQQGSNSWWGS from the coding sequence ATGGAAAGACCATTATGGGTACGGTGGCTTAAGGTTTACGCATATGGTGGTGCTATAATATTAGGCGGGGTATtacttttcaaatatacGACACCaactgatgaagaattaatCAACTCTTTTTCACCTGAAGTTAGGGCCCAATACGAGAAAGATAAGGAAATACGTAGACAAGAGCAAGCGGAGTTGATGAACATCGTGAAAAAAACAGCTTCAAGTAACGATCCAATATGGAAGACGGGACCTTTAAGGACACCTTGGGAGAGTGATTCCAAAAATCAAGATCCCTTTGATCAGTTTCAAAAGTTGAAGgctgaaaagaaacagaaaGCAGAACTTTTAAGAGTGCAAGAAGAGTTGCAAAAAATCCAGCAGCAGAAACGAGCACAGCAGAAACAGCAAGGGTCTAATAGCTGGTGGGGTTCTTGA
- the ERG1 gene encoding squalene monooxygenase (similar to Saccharomyces cerevisiae ERG1 (YGR175C); ancestral locus Anc_5.185): MSNTDLFNADERKVYDAVIIGAGVIGPCIATALARKGKKVLIVERDWAEPDRIIGELMHPGGIRALRSLGMVQAINNIDAIPVTGYTVFYNGEKVDIPYPYKADLEPVEKLKDLVKDGNDQVLEDATIHRKDFEDGERERGAAFVHGKFLTNLRNMVAKESNITRLQGNVIEVLRNEKREVIGCKVDIENRGKVDFKGHLTFVVDGIFSHFRKELRDDHIPAKDSSFVGMALYHAKMPTPNHGHVILGPQHSPVICYQVSPEETRILCAYNSTTLPKDLKSWMAKDVQPYIPESLRPSFDTALAAGKFRSLPNSYLPAKINDVMGLCVIGDALNMRHPLGGGGMTVGLQDVVLLIKKIGDLDFSDRTTILDELLDLHYDRKSYAPVINVLSIALYALFAADSDNLRDLQRGCFRYFQRGGDCVDTPIKYLAGVNPHPYQLTRTFFAVALYTIYLKFEERGFLGLPVALLEGIMILITAVKVFTPYLLGEIMG, encoded by the coding sequence atgTCAAATActgatttatttaatgcCGATGAAAGAAAGGTTTACGATGCAGTCATCATCGGTGCCGGTGTAATTGGTCCATGCATAGCCACTGCACTAGCCAGAAAGGGTAAGAAAGTCCTTATTGTTGAGAGAGATTGGGCTGAACCTGATAGAATTATCGGGGAATTGATGCATCCAGGTGGTATTAGAGCTTTGAGATCTCTAGGTATGGTTCAAGCTATTAACAATATCGACGCCATTCCTGTCACTGGTTATACCGTCTTCTACAATGGGgaaaaagttgatattCCATACCCTTACAAAGCTGATTTGGAAccagttgaaaaattaaaagatttaGTCAAGGATGGTAATGACCAAGTCCTAGAAGATGCTACAATCCATAGAAAGGACTTCGAAGACGGTGAAAGGGAAAGAGGTGCCGCTTTTGTTCACGGTAAATTCTTAACtaatttaagaaatatgGTTGCTAAGGAATCAAATATTACTCGTCTCCAAGGTAATGTTATCGAAGTCCTAAGAAACGAAAAAAGAGAAGTCATCGGCTGTAAAGTAGATATCGAAAATCGTGGAAAAGTCGATTTTAAAGGTCATTTAACCTTTGTAGTTGATGGTATCTTTTCACATTTCAGAAAGGAATTAAGAGACGACCACATTCCTGCTAAGGACTCTTCATTTGTCGGTATGGCTTTATACCACGCAAAGATGCCAACTCCAAATCATGGCCATGTTATCTTAGGACCCCAACACAGCCCTGTTATCTGTTACCAAGTTAGTCCAGAAGAAACTAGAATCCTATGCGCTTACAATTCAACAACTTTACCAAAAGACTTGAAATCTTGGATGGCTAAGGACGTTCAACCATATATTCCTGAATCGTTAAGACCTTCTTTCGATACTGCATTGGCTGCCGGAAAGTTCAGATCTTTACCAAATTCTTACCTACCAGCTAAAATTAATGATGTGATGGGTTTATGTGTCATTGGTGATGCTCTAAACATGAGACACCCCTTAGGTGGTGGTGGTATGACTGTCGGTTTACAAGATGTAGTcttattgataaagaagattGGTGACCTAGATTTCTCTGATCGTACAACAATCTTAgatgaattattagatttaCATTACGATAGAAAGAGTTATGCTCCTGTTATAAACGTCCTTTCAATTGCTTTGTATGCACTTTTCGCTGCTGATAGTGACAATTTGAGAGATTTACAAAGAGGATGTTTCAGATACTTCCAAAGAGGTGGCGATTGTGTAGATACTCCTATAAAATACTTAGCCGGTGTAAACCCACATCCCTACCAATTGACACGCACATTCTTTGCTGTCGCCCTATATACAATTTATCTCAAGTTTGAAGAACGTGGCTTCCTTGGATTACCAGTTGCATTACTAGAAGGTATTATGATTTTAATCACAGCTGTGAAGGTTTTCACTCCATACTTGCTAGGTGAAATAATGGGATAG
- the ATF2 gene encoding alcohol O-acetyltransferase (similar to Saccharomyces cerevisiae ATF2 (YGR177C); ancestral locus Anc_5.184) yields the protein MGLSTKVEESVREVQSQSDASSIALLEDPVAEYDIPQELIDRGHARRMGHLENYFAMLQRQELYSNFAVYLKMNKSVSRNDLKHALREVILENSVLAHTIVPKYYPDHEAFYKSEKYLNVPYPKHDFMKILPSLSLEDIIINDQSEYTEVVNSIIDQFVKDNGKITNKLSEIVSNICIPIYDQSRPNWRLLCLPDNTDEYSNFVYISNHCCSDGTSGINLFQDLVKSLNGKKSPEMTSPDSLIYNYEKDFDKISKLPAAITDRVDYRPALWKLPQFMLSTLGKVFFSYKSPAPVSTKINMSKPQPSFHNILNFTPDELNKIRIAIKKNACTMTSFLQTCLFITLKEHGIFANRKWNEFGFDITVPSNTRKDLPEELVTSQYKYGSNVGGLHYSFLISSFIAENFWKLCSYYSAVLKQADFLRPLGTIMLDFVVNKQNIDSMISDSYLNKKRGGIILSNVGYFEQNDDECEILDLMLMQNVGGLNFSYAVNICSTNLGGMNICLSIVEGTLKDRDDFNAFCDELKTTVRQFCDIN from the coding sequence ATGGGTCTGAGTACGAAGGTTGAAGAGTCGGTACGTGAAGTTCAATCACAAAGCGATGCTAGCTCTATAGCACTCTTAGAAGATCCTGTTGCTGAATATGATATTCCACAAGAGTTGATTGACCGGGGCCATGCAAGACGTATGGGCCACTTAGAAAACTATTTTGCAATGTTACAAAGACAAGAACTATACTCGAATTTTGCAGTctatttgaagatgaataaATCTGTCTCAAGAAACGATTTAAAACATGCATTAAGAGAGGtgattttggaaaattctGTACTAGCTCATACCATTGTACCAAAATATTATCCCGATCATGAAGCCTTCtataaaagtgaaaaatatttaaatgtTCCATACCCAAAGCATGATTTTATGAAGATATTACCGAGCTTATCTCTGGAAGATATTATAATAAATGATCAATCGGAATATACAGAGGTGGTCAACAGTATTATAGATCAATTCGTGAAGGACAATGGTAAAATCACAAATAAGTTGTCCGAGATAGTTTCCAATATTTGTATTCCGATTTACGACCAATCGAGGCCAAATTGGAGATTACTTTGCTTACCAGACAACACTGATGAATATTCTAACTTTGTGTATATCAGTAATCATTGTTGTTCTGACGGAACCAGTGGTATCAATCTTTTCCAAGATTTAGTTAAAAGTTTGAATGGTAAGAAGTCCCCTGAGATGACTTCACCAGACTCGTTGATCTATAattatgaaaaagattttgacAAGATATCAAAGTTACCAGCTGCAATTACTGATAGAGTTGATTATAGACCAGCACTATGGAAATTACCTCAGTTCATGCTATCCACACTAGGAAAAGTATTTTTCAGTTACAAGTCTCCTGCTCCAGTCAGTACTAAAATCAATATGTCTAAACCACAACCAAGTTTccataatattttgaatttcacTCCTGACGaattaaacaaaattagaattgcaattaaaaaaaacGCTTGTACCATGACATCCTTCTTGCAAACATGTCTATTTATAACACTAAAGGAGCATGGAATTTTTGCGAACAGGAAATGGAATGAGTTTGGGTTTGATATAACTGTACCAAGCAACACAAGAAAGGATTTACCAGAAGAGTTAGTGACTTCACAATACAAATATGGTTCAAATGTGGGTGGATTACATTATTcctttttaatttcaagttttATTGCTGAGAACTTTTGGAAACTATGCTCATATTATTCTGCAGTATTGAAACAAGCTGACTTTTTACGTCCTCTTGGTACAATCATGTTGGATTTTGTAGTCAATAagcaaaatattgattctATGATTTCCGACTcttatttaaataaaaagaGAGGAGGAATAATTTTAAGTAATGTTGGTTATTTCGAACAGAATGACGACGAGTGCGAAATTTTAGATTTAATGTTAATGCAAAATGTGGGTGGTTTAAATTTCTCTTATGCCGTGAATATCTGTAGTACTAATCTTGGTGGtatgaatatttgtttGAGTATCGTCGAAGGGACCTTAAAAGATAGAGATGATTTCAATGCCTTTTgtgatgaattgaaaactaCAGTAAGACAATTTTGTGACATAAATTAA